A part of Candidatus Saccharibacteria bacterium genomic DNA contains:
- a CDS encoding LamG domain-containing protein — MRGMYTKGMMTAFVLVLAGCFVDTIAAYRFTSTSYVIDASVANNFGGSESSTSYKLTGSGGESIVGNGAGGSYMLAGGYVAQLKNSLQLTVQPGGLKAYYPLEENSGTFTRDSSINTNNADLQVGATWVTGKVGNGVSANASSYVQVPDSANLTFSQNMTVSLWANQASASTDKALIAHWNQAVSSSWALQTGTSASVLRVFIASSQGDTGGNCVDTDGAWSAGSWHHVALVYDGTQSTALDRAKVYIDGVVRPMSVCLGTIPSSLQDSSSYLTIGAMRGLGRYFNGSLDEVKMFNRSFTPSEVKAEYDAGVAGNTAGLGFASGIVPGISQTSNYDAVVLTDSINGYTLAVNQNNDLTKGADTINAVSGTIASPVTWVEGTTKGLGFTLYGTNATAIPGKWSSGAAYAAFPGTSTTFYTRTGQPSSKDVLNMRLRLDVSLSQPTGTYTNVITTTGTMTP, encoded by the coding sequence ATGAGAGGTATGTATACCAAGGGGATGATGACGGCATTTGTGCTGGTGTTGGCAGGATGCTTTGTTGATACTATTGCCGCCTATCGCTTTACATCGACAAGTTACGTGATCGATGCTAGTGTTGCCAATAATTTCGGTGGCAGCGAGAGTTCAACAAGCTATAAGCTGACGGGTAGCGGTGGAGAAAGTATTGTTGGTAATGGCGCAGGCGGTAGCTACATGTTGGCCGGTGGATACGTGGCGCAGTTGAAGAACAGTCTGCAACTGACAGTGCAGCCGGGTGGTCTGAAAGCCTACTATCCACTAGAAGAAAACTCAGGTACGTTCACGAGAGATAGCAGCATAAACACGAATAATGCTGATCTTCAGGTTGGTGCAACATGGGTGACCGGCAAAGTAGGAAACGGCGTTAGCGCCAATGCCAGTTCGTATGTGCAGGTGCCTGACAGCGCCAACCTTACGTTTAGCCAGAACATGACGGTTTCACTCTGGGCAAATCAGGCATCCGCCTCGACGGACAAAGCGCTCATTGCACATTGGAATCAAGCAGTAAGTAGTTCATGGGCGCTGCAGACCGGGACAAGTGCAAGTGTCCTGCGCGTTTTTATCGCGAGCAGTCAGGGCGATACAGGCGGAAACTGTGTCGACACAGACGGAGCCTGGTCGGCTGGTTCATGGCATCATGTTGCGCTTGTCTATGATGGGACGCAGAGCACTGCACTCGATCGAGCAAAGGTATATATTGACGGTGTTGTTCGCCCAATGTCTGTCTGTTTAGGGACGATACCAAGTTCATTACAGGACAGCTCATCGTATCTGACGATTGGTGCGATGCGTGGCCTCGGTAGGTATTTTAATGGTTCGCTTGACGAAGTGAAAATGTTTAATCGCTCATTTACACCAAGCGAGGTAAAAGCTGAATATGACGCGGGTGTGGCTGGGAATACCGCCGGACTAGGGTTTGCATCTGGCATCGTGCCTGGTATTTCGCAGACAAGCAATTACGATGCGGTGGTGCTAACTGATTCGATTAATGGCTATACGTTGGCTGTTAATCAGAATAATGACCTCACTAAAGGTGCCGATACTATTAATGCAGTGTCGGGCACGATAGCGAGCCCTGTGACGTGGGTAGAGGGGACGACAAAAGGACTCGGCTTTACGCTGTATGGTACCAACGCAACAGCGATACCGGGTAAATGGAGTAGTGGCGCGGCCTATGCCGCGTTTCCAGGAACGAGCACCACATTCTATACACGTACTGGCCAGCCCTCATCTAAAGACGTGCTTAATATGCGGCTTCGGCTTGATGTCAGTTTGAGTCAGCCTACTGGCACATATACCAATGTGATTACCACTACAGGAACGATGACCCCGTGA
- a CDS encoding HAD-IA family hydrolase has protein sequence MTRGIVFDCFGVLYGGSLNTITGMCPEDRLQDLRDLNKQADYGFIETHDYIAGIAELFDASYEDVETILRMKHQRNEELVEFVRLLKKDGEYKIGLLSNVSNGTVERLFGDELHELFDAVVLSYQEHLLKPNPAIFTLMAERLAVPTGECVMIDDIEENCDGAEVAGMQSIWHVTNDGTRQALARLLQNPQ, from the coding sequence ATGACGCGTGGCATCGTATTCGATTGTTTTGGGGTACTGTATGGCGGGAGCCTGAACACTATTACCGGTATGTGCCCAGAGGATCGGCTCCAGGACCTGCGTGATCTCAATAAGCAAGCAGACTATGGGTTTATCGAAACGCATGACTATATAGCGGGGATTGCCGAACTGTTTGATGCATCGTACGAAGACGTTGAGACCATACTGCGTATGAAACACCAACGTAATGAGGAGCTGGTTGAGTTTGTGCGCTTGCTAAAAAAAGATGGTGAGTACAAGATCGGGTTACTGAGCAATGTCAGTAACGGGACGGTGGAACGGCTATTCGGTGACGAGCTACATGAGTTATTTGACGCCGTAGTGCTTTCGTACCAAGAACATTTACTCAAACCCAATCCGGCCATTTTCACACTTATGGCTGAGCGACTTGCAGTACCGACTGGCGAATGTGTGATGATTGATGATATCGAAGAAAACTGTGATGGAGCAGAAGTAGCCGGTATGCAGAGTATTTGGCATGTAACCAACGACGGTACGAGGCAAGCGCTTGCAAGATTGTTGCAAAATCCACAATAG
- a CDS encoding pyridoxamine 5'-phosphate oxidase family protein: protein MAAQDITKVRQFMKGLAHITVATIDASGRPWAVPVTMTKYEAGAVEWFSKTNALHSKAIAANPEVMLTAFTAKESSQGEFGLYARAHAKKVLSLPGVARYCAQIYEAWYTDARHKKIEINIKDL from the coding sequence ATGGCAGCACAGGACATAACTAAGGTACGGCAATTTATGAAAGGGCTTGCACATATTACCGTGGCGACGATCGACGCTTCGGGCAGGCCATGGGCAGTACCGGTGACAATGACAAAGTACGAGGCTGGTGCGGTCGAGTGGTTCAGTAAGACAAATGCGCTGCACAGTAAAGCAATTGCGGCGAACCCCGAAGTGATGCTCACGGCGTTTACCGCAAAAGAGAGTAGCCAAGGAGAATTCGGCCTATATGCGAGGGCCCATGCGAAAAAAGTACTCAGCCTCCCTGGTGTAGCGCGTTACTGTGCACAAATCTACGAAGCTTGGTATACTGATGCAAGGCATAAAAAAATTGAAATAAACATCAAGGATTTATGA
- the dut gene encoding dUTP diphosphatase translates to MKIRIKKLHKAAQYPEYQTEYAAGMDVVACIDAPVTIAPHERAIVPTGFAIALPPGYEAQIRARSGMAAKYGIMPANGVGTIDADYRGEVGVILLNTSNEVFTVEPGMRIAQMVVSQYERVDWQDAASLDDTKRGKGAYGSTGHN, encoded by the coding sequence GTGAAGATCCGAATAAAAAAATTACACAAAGCCGCACAGTACCCAGAGTACCAAACTGAGTATGCAGCAGGGATGGATGTGGTGGCTTGTATCGATGCGCCAGTGACGATTGCACCGCATGAGCGGGCGATTGTCCCGACTGGCTTTGCGATTGCGCTGCCGCCGGGTTACGAAGCGCAAATTCGGGCGCGTAGTGGTATGGCGGCGAAGTATGGCATAATGCCCGCCAATGGCGTGGGCACGATTGACGCTGACTACCGCGGGGAAGTGGGAGTGATTTTGCTCAATACGAGCAATGAAGTATTTACTGTTGAACCAGGCATGAGGATTGCGCAAATGGTTGTCAGCCAATACGAAAGAGTTGACTGGCAAGACGCCGCGAGTCTTGACGATACAAAAAGAGGAAAGGGCGCGTATGGCAGCACAGGACATAACTAA
- a CDS encoding HIT domain-containing protein translates to MSELCVFCDEWSRGDNTFAETELRRARWDLYPVTPGHVERTPKRHVQYIEQLSDEEDATLLRFARWVMQTIRETDLEQLYRTMLEAADDTNRSLQQGALASLALRAGEPNAFNFGLNDGPEAGQSVPHFHLHLMPRWQGDMKNPRGGVRNIFPNDSYKELR, encoded by the coding sequence ATGTCAGAACTATGTGTGTTTTGTGATGAGTGGAGCCGGGGTGACAATACGTTCGCCGAAACCGAGCTGCGGCGAGCCCGCTGGGATTTGTACCCTGTGACGCCCGGGCATGTGGAGCGAACACCGAAACGGCATGTGCAGTATATCGAGCAGTTGAGCGATGAAGAAGATGCGACCCTGCTGCGTTTTGCGCGCTGGGTGATGCAGACGATTCGTGAAACAGACCTTGAGCAACTTTACCGAACAATGCTTGAAGCGGCAGACGACACCAATCGTTCATTACAACAAGGTGCCCTTGCTAGCCTGGCGCTACGGGCAGGTGAACCCAATGCATTTAACTTTGGGCTTAATGATGGACCTGAGGCGGGACAGAGCGTGCCGCATTTCCACCTGCATCTTATGCCGCGCTGGCAGGGTGATATGAAAAATCCGCGTGGTGGAGTGCGTAATATCTTCCCAAACGACAGTTATAAGGAGCTGCGGTGA
- a CDS encoding NUDIX domain-containing protein, translated as MKPVTLQVGVKVLLVNNDGQFLFLKRNQAIYPGVNEWDIPGGRIANHEPLRNALAREVLEETGLKLTGEPVLLNAQDIFPTSNSVHVVRLTYKAKASGTVQLSSEHIEYQWLTLNNALKYNIDPYIRVVLTDLKI; from the coding sequence ATGAAGCCAGTGACCCTACAGGTGGGAGTAAAAGTACTACTCGTCAATAACGATGGGCAATTCTTGTTTCTCAAACGTAACCAAGCCATCTACCCAGGTGTAAACGAGTGGGACATCCCTGGCGGCAGGATTGCCAACCATGAACCACTGCGCAACGCACTGGCGCGGGAAGTTCTAGAAGAAACGGGCCTAAAGCTGACCGGCGAACCCGTACTACTAAACGCGCAGGATATATTCCCCACTAGTAACTCAGTGCATGTCGTTCGGCTCACTTACAAAGCGAAAGCCAGCGGCACGGTGCAGCTTAGTAGTGAGCACATAGAGTACCAGTGGCTTACTTTAAATAACGCTCTCAAATACAACATCGATCCGTACATCCGCGTAGTGCTTACAGACCTAAAAATATAG
- a CDS encoding DNA polymerase I: MTKRLVIIDGKSVFYRGYYAMPGLSTSDGTPTGGVYGFAALALELYKKLKPDYVCVAWDKPKTNIRKRLEIYPDYKAGRKPAPADFYAQIPVLHELLEAFGWPLYELDDYEADDIMATLAKKASEQGIETCLITSDLDALQTVGPLVHVYALKKGLTNIDLFKPESFTEKYGIRVDQFLDLKALKGDSSDNIPGVPGIGEKTAVGLLQQFGTLENIYENLWQVKDSVAKKLEAGRASAEVSKKVAELWFDAPVALNLDDMDAHDLDTARLKELLNKLEFRSLLRNLPEHMRDASPSVGTPDLAAVEVSEELTGKNALALLTMAKELVVYPDGDDLWLSHEPGKAAKLNVAGAVAIIASVPIVGHDTKVLLKQLLAAGHTTLPEVHHDTAQGSFLLNPLRKSRELADLIGVESVDDPKYAISAIWTLYSEQSQALDALPELGYVARAMDFPLIPVLARMEHRGIKLDSSKLAQMDNMLTHDIAEIQKSMYAMVGHEFNIASPAQLAEVLYDELGLSTAGVKKGKTGFSTGQKELDKLRGQHPIVELIEQFRELTKLQNTYVRTLPEQADASGRVHTDFRQDVAATGRLSSTDPNLQNIPIRTELGRQIRNAFVPEKGNVFVSADYSQFELRLAAVLAGDAAMINDFNAGTDIHAKTAAEVYHVSLDAVTKEQRRKAKVVNFGVLYGMSQHGLAAAANMSFAEAQKFIDEYFRVRPSIRRYIDATVKKAHDDGFVETLFGRRRWTPDVKSSNFVVRSAAERAAANMPIQGTEADLMKMAMLKVQSNIDQQFKAAEQLLQIHDSILIECPKDMAESISTMLVDTMEHIYPELGVRLQVDVHVGENWGEV; this comes from the coding sequence ATGACAAAGCGGTTGGTGATTATCGATGGCAAGAGCGTGTTTTATCGCGGCTATTATGCGATGCCGGGGCTAAGTACCAGTGATGGCACGCCGACCGGTGGCGTGTATGGCTTTGCGGCGCTGGCGCTGGAACTTTATAAAAAGCTAAAGCCTGACTATGTGTGCGTCGCGTGGGACAAACCCAAGACAAACATTCGCAAGCGCCTCGAAATCTACCCAGACTACAAAGCCGGGCGTAAGCCAGCACCGGCTGATTTTTATGCGCAAATACCAGTGCTTCACGAGTTGCTGGAAGCGTTTGGGTGGCCGCTGTACGAACTGGACGACTATGAGGCCGATGACATAATGGCGACGCTGGCCAAAAAAGCCAGTGAGCAGGGGATTGAGACCTGCCTGATTACGAGCGACCTTGACGCGCTGCAAACGGTTGGCCCCTTAGTGCATGTGTACGCACTGAAAAAGGGGCTGACTAATATCGATTTGTTTAAGCCCGAAAGTTTTACGGAAAAGTATGGCATACGGGTCGATCAATTCCTTGACCTGAAGGCACTCAAAGGCGACAGCAGCGACAATATACCGGGTGTACCGGGGATTGGTGAAAAGACTGCCGTGGGGTTGTTGCAGCAGTTTGGTACGCTTGAAAATATTTATGAGAACCTATGGCAGGTAAAAGATAGCGTAGCCAAAAAACTCGAAGCCGGGCGCGCAAGCGCCGAAGTGAGTAAAAAAGTTGCCGAGCTGTGGTTTGATGCGCCAGTAGCGCTGAACCTTGACGACATGGATGCCCACGACCTCGACACCGCACGGCTAAAAGAGCTGCTGAACAAGCTGGAATTTCGTAGCCTATTGCGCAACCTGCCCGAACACATGCGTGACGCTAGCCCTAGCGTCGGTACACCAGACCTAGCGGCAGTGGAAGTGAGCGAAGAACTGACGGGCAAGAACGCACTCGCCCTGCTAACGATGGCGAAAGAACTGGTGGTGTACCCAGACGGTGATGACCTGTGGCTGAGCCATGAGCCGGGCAAAGCGGCCAAGCTAAATGTGGCGGGTGCGGTAGCGATTATCGCAAGTGTACCGATTGTGGGGCACGACACGAAAGTGTTGCTGAAGCAGCTACTGGCGGCGGGCCACACCACGCTGCCCGAAGTTCATCATGATACGGCTCAGGGTTCATTTTTGCTTAACCCGCTGCGTAAATCGCGTGAACTTGCCGACCTTATAGGTGTTGAGTCGGTGGACGATCCAAAGTATGCAATTAGTGCTATCTGGACGTTGTATAGTGAGCAATCACAAGCACTCGATGCGTTGCCAGAGCTTGGGTATGTGGCGCGCGCTATGGATTTTCCGCTGATTCCGGTGCTGGCACGCATGGAGCATCGCGGTATCAAACTTGATAGTAGCAAGCTTGCCCAGATGGACAACATGCTCACGCACGACATTGCCGAGATTCAGAAGTCGATGTATGCGATGGTTGGACATGAGTTTAATATCGCTAGCCCTGCACAACTAGCCGAGGTACTATACGACGAGCTTGGCCTTTCGACGGCTGGAGTAAAAAAGGGCAAAACGGGCTTTAGCACCGGCCAGAAAGAGCTCGACAAACTACGCGGGCAGCACCCCATAGTTGAGCTAATTGAACAATTTCGTGAACTCACCAAGCTACAAAATACCTACGTCAGGACGCTCCCCGAACAAGCAGATGCAAGTGGGCGAGTCCATACCGACTTTCGGCAAGACGTGGCAGCGACTGGGCGGTTGAGCAGTACCGACCCGAATCTTCAGAATATTCCCATTCGTACCGAGCTGGGCCGGCAAATACGCAATGCCTTTGTGCCCGAGAAGGGAAATGTATTTGTGAGCGCCGACTATTCGCAGTTCGAGCTACGTCTTGCTGCGGTGCTGGCTGGTGACGCAGCCATGATCAACGATTTCAATGCTGGCACCGACATTCACGCAAAAACGGCAGCCGAAGTGTACCATGTCTCACTCGATGCGGTTACCAAAGAGCAGCGTCGCAAGGCCAAAGTTGTGAATTTTGGCGTGCTGTATGGTATGAGCCAGCACGGCCTTGCGGCGGCGGCGAATATGAGTTTCGCTGAGGCGCAAAAGTTTATCGACGAGTATTTTCGGGTACGCCCGAGCATTCGTAGGTACATTGATGCGACAGTCAAAAAAGCTCACGACGATGGGTTTGTTGAAACGCTGTTTGGTAGAAGGCGGTGGACACCAGATGTAAAGTCGAGTAATTTTGTTGTTCGCTCTGCGGCGGAGCGAGCGGCGGCTAATATGCCGATACAGGGCACCGAAGCCGACCTAATGAAGATGGCGATGCTAAAAGTGCAGTCGAACATTGACCAGCAATTCAAGGCGGCCGAGCAGTTACTGCAAATTCACGACTCGATTCTTATCGAGTGCCCGAAGGACATGGCAGAAAGCATTTCGACAATGCTTGTCGACACAATGGAACATATTTATCCAGAGCTTGGTGTGCGGTTGCAGGTGGATGTACATGTAGGTGAGAATTGGGGGGAGGTATAG
- a CDS encoding dephospho-CoA kinase, with protein MNDEKTVKILAFVCLAGAGKTSAVDYITAKGVPKVYFGGVVLDAMKEAGLEWNETNEKEFREGIRKREGNDFVVKRIIQQIHDLVNAGQHRIVADGIYSWTEYKAMKHEFPGELTVVAVVAPKHLRHHRLTTRPLRPLTVEQANSRDWAEIENLEKGGPIAIADYYVHNDGSIEKFYTQIDFILKAINFLD; from the coding sequence ATGAACGATGAAAAAACTGTCAAAATTTTGGCCTTTGTATGCCTAGCTGGTGCTGGCAAAACCAGTGCCGTCGACTATATTACCGCAAAAGGCGTGCCCAAGGTCTACTTTGGCGGCGTGGTACTCGACGCCATGAAAGAAGCGGGGCTGGAGTGGAATGAAACTAACGAAAAAGAATTCCGTGAAGGTATTCGCAAACGAGAAGGCAATGATTTTGTCGTCAAGCGTATCATCCAGCAAATCCACGACCTAGTCAATGCTGGGCAGCATCGCATCGTCGCCGATGGTATCTATTCGTGGACAGAATACAAAGCTATGAAGCATGAATTTCCTGGTGAACTCACAGTTGTAGCGGTAGTTGCCCCCAAACACCTGCGCCACCACCGGCTCACCACGCGCCCACTACGGCCGCTCACAGTTGAGCAAGCCAACTCGCGTGACTGGGCCGAGATCGAAAACCTCGAAAAGGGTGGCCCGATCGCTATCGCCGACTACTATGTCCACAACGATGGCAGCATAGAAAAATTTTATACTCAAATCGATTTTATACTCAAAGCTATCAACTTCCTCGACTAG
- the rpoD gene encoding RNA polymerase sigma factor RpoD produces the protein MANDDQVPIDLHEQEQEELIVPEFDEPAPDELVDEDEDTPEDVLNSGQYFDDISDDSVRLHLREIGKIPLLSAEEELELAQRVVAGDKKAKDKMAEANMRLVVSIAKRYSGRGLDFLDLIQEGHTGLLRAVEKFDPDKGFKFSTYATWWIRQAITRAIADQARTIRIPVHMVETINKLLRTQRRMTQELNREPTIEELAKELEMEPDKVEYVIKIKQDISSLDAGVGRDGEDEDSVLGDFIEDEDSATPEESASSQLLKEQVQSVLSTLSEREQKIIKMRFGLENGKSHTLEEVGQEFAVTRERIRQIEAKALAKLRKHKDAKKLYEYLQ, from the coding sequence GTGGCAAACGATGACCAAGTACCAATTGACCTACATGAACAAGAGCAGGAAGAACTAATTGTTCCGGAATTTGATGAGCCAGCCCCTGATGAGCTAGTAGATGAAGACGAGGATACGCCTGAGGACGTACTTAACAGCGGGCAGTATTTCGATGATATCAGCGATGACTCGGTACGGCTGCACCTGCGTGAAATCGGAAAGATCCCGCTGCTGAGCGCCGAAGAAGAACTCGAGCTTGCTCAGCGAGTAGTTGCCGGCGACAAAAAAGCCAAAGATAAGATGGCCGAGGCTAATATGCGTCTGGTTGTGAGTATCGCCAAGCGCTATAGCGGCCGCGGACTAGACTTTCTTGACCTCATACAGGAAGGCCATACTGGCTTGCTGCGTGCGGTAGAAAAGTTCGATCCAGACAAAGGCTTTAAATTTAGCACCTACGCAACCTGGTGGATTCGCCAGGCGATTACCCGTGCCATCGCCGATCAGGCGCGCACCATTCGTATTCCTGTACACATGGTTGAAACGATTAACAAGTTGCTACGTACTCAGCGCCGCATGACGCAGGAATTAAACCGCGAACCAACTATTGAAGAACTCGCCAAAGAGCTTGAAATGGAGCCGGACAAGGTTGAGTACGTGATTAAAATCAAGCAAGACATTAGTTCGCTCGACGCTGGCGTGGGACGTGATGGTGAAGATGAAGACTCGGTACTTGGTGATTTTATCGAAGATGAAGACAGTGCTACACCCGAAGAGTCGGCGAGCAGCCAGCTGCTAAAAGAACAAGTACAGTCAGTGCTGAGCACGCTCAGTGAGCGCGAGCAGAAAATCATCAAAATGCGTTTTGGCCTAGAAAATGGCAAGAGCCACACGCTCGAAGAGGTCGGGCAAGAATTTGCTGTTACGCGTGAGCGCATACGCCAAATTGAGGCCAAAGCTTTGGCAAAACTGCGCAAGCATAAAGACGCGAAGAAGCTATACGAATACCTGCAGTAG
- a CDS encoding DNA primase — translation MDAKEEVRAKLAIEDVIGEYVQLKRAGRNFKGLSPFSGEKTPSFFVSPDKNIWHDFSSNKGGDVFAFVMEVEGMDFRAALEHLARKAGVDLSLYENQNAQELAKRKRRLLEANRLAATYYQQSLLRNQHAMEYVFKKRELSKAVVQGFMLGYAPDTGNALTMALAKSGFSKKEMADAGLTNRYGGDMFRGRMMVPLMDASGQVVGFTGRILADEPGAPKYLNTSQTLLYDKSRHVFGFSQAKEAIRAQGYVVVVEGNLDVVSSHQAGIRQVVATAGTAMTEHHLRALKRLTPDVRLAFDADKAGIAATERAIGIAGQLGVELAIISLPAGVKDPDELVKSDPRQWQQSIDAKQPAVDWVLEQYRARVDIQSAAGKRAFTTAALAVVRLIGDPIEQEHYERIVAEMTGSSLEAVRTKLAQEPTDKKPLRPVKATSIEPTPELLVHQDDVLAATCLDAPSQDAFGHINLDMFIGDERRAVASYFATHPGQVLTETPEQLQKYDTYVKILLLRAEARYGGMDARERVYETARLLRLIETEHKKHRQQELIEQLRNAEAEGNEPQATELRVTLNTLIKEIPRGKR, via the coding sequence ATGGACGCGAAAGAGGAGGTGCGAGCCAAGCTTGCAATTGAAGATGTGATTGGCGAGTACGTCCAGCTCAAGCGTGCGGGTCGTAATTTCAAAGGACTCAGCCCATTCAGTGGCGAGAAAACTCCTAGTTTTTTTGTCAGCCCCGACAAGAATATTTGGCATGATTTTAGTAGTAACAAAGGCGGTGATGTGTTCGCCTTTGTGATGGAAGTCGAAGGCATGGATTTTCGTGCGGCGCTGGAGCATTTAGCGCGAAAAGCCGGCGTCGATCTAAGTTTATACGAGAACCAAAATGCGCAAGAATTGGCCAAACGCAAGAGGCGGCTGCTTGAGGCAAATCGACTAGCAGCTACATACTATCAGCAAAGCTTGCTGCGCAACCAGCATGCAATGGAGTACGTGTTTAAAAAGCGTGAGCTAAGTAAAGCGGTCGTGCAAGGGTTTATGTTGGGATATGCACCCGATACTGGGAATGCTCTGACAATGGCATTGGCGAAAAGTGGTTTTAGTAAAAAAGAAATGGCTGACGCTGGATTAACCAATCGCTATGGGGGTGATATGTTTCGTGGGCGGATGATGGTACCACTGATGGACGCGAGTGGCCAGGTGGTCGGCTTTACGGGTCGTATACTTGCCGATGAACCGGGTGCGCCGAAGTATCTTAACACTTCACAAACGCTTCTTTATGACAAGAGCCGGCACGTATTTGGTTTTTCACAAGCTAAAGAAGCCATCCGGGCGCAGGGGTATGTGGTGGTGGTCGAAGGCAATCTCGATGTGGTAAGCAGTCACCAGGCGGGCATACGACAGGTTGTCGCCACTGCTGGCACGGCAATGACCGAACATCATTTAAGAGCCTTGAAGCGATTAACTCCTGACGTGCGATTGGCGTTTGACGCCGATAAGGCGGGGATAGCAGCAACTGAACGAGCAATTGGCATTGCTGGACAACTTGGAGTGGAGTTAGCTATCATTTCGTTGCCGGCAGGAGTGAAAGACCCCGATGAATTGGTGAAAAGTGACCCGCGACAATGGCAGCAGTCGATTGACGCCAAACAACCAGCAGTCGATTGGGTGTTGGAACAATATAGGGCGCGGGTTGACATACAATCAGCCGCTGGGAAGCGAGCTTTTACCACCGCAGCACTTGCTGTCGTACGGCTTATTGGCGATCCTATTGAGCAAGAACACTACGAGCGTATCGTCGCAGAGATGACAGGCAGTTCACTAGAGGCCGTCAGAACCAAATTAGCCCAAGAACCAACGGATAAAAAGCCACTGAGGCCCGTCAAAGCTACGTCTATCGAGCCGACACCAGAGTTACTGGTTCACCAAGATGACGTACTGGCAGCGACTTGCCTCGACGCGCCGAGCCAGGATGCATTTGGGCACATAAACCTCGACATGTTTATCGGTGATGAGCGGCGCGCCGTGGCAAGCTATTTCGCAACTCATCCCGGTCAGGTACTGACTGAAACGCCAGAACAGTTGCAAAAATATGACACGTATGTAAAAATACTACTATTACGTGCCGAGGCGCGCTACGGTGGTATGGATGCTCGAGAACGAGTATATGAAACCGCGCGCCTACTACGGCTGATTGAAACCGAACACAAGAAACACCGACAACAAGAATTAATTGAGCAACTTCGTAACGCCGAGGCTGAGGGCAATGAACCCCAGGCGACCGAGTTGCGGGTGACGCTCAACACACTAATCAAGGAGATACCGCGTGGCAAACGATGA
- a CDS encoding MmcQ/YjbR family DNA-binding protein, which produces MTHKELEIYLLSLPGAWLDFPFGEGTSVYKVGHKDVPGQEEKMFALIADGSSPLRVSLKCDPLLAQTLRERYETVLPGYHLNKKHWITIICSGQLSSDEIKDLARLSHRLVTE; this is translated from the coding sequence ATGACGCATAAAGAACTTGAAATTTATTTGCTAAGCCTGCCCGGTGCCTGGCTTGATTTTCCGTTTGGCGAAGGCACAAGCGTGTACAAAGTTGGTCATAAGGATGTGCCCGGCCAAGAAGAAAAAATGTTTGCGTTGATCGCTGACGGTAGCAGTCCGCTCCGTGTTAGCTTAAAATGTGATCCTCTGCTCGCGCAAACGCTCCGCGAACGCTATGAAACGGTGCTACCAGGCTACCACCTGAACAAAAAGCACTGGATCACTATAATCTGTAGCGGGCAGTTGAGCAGTGACGAAATTAAAGACTTAGCACGTCTAAGCCATCGACTTGTGACCGAGTAA
- the orn gene encoding oligoribonuclease: MTKTAFKPTRILWVDMEMTGLDPVNDYPLEIAAVVTDWDFKEVATYEGAVHWCSKHVQARFDLNKKFWYEEAPASREQLMTQNRATTKTKAAVERELLAFIDEHCGEGPVLLAGNSIHQDRKFIDQWWPKFAKRLHYRMLDVSAWKVVMEGKYGKKFAKPEAHRALEDIRGSIEELHYYLGKGKY, translated from the coding sequence ATGACGAAGACTGCTTTTAAACCGACACGTATTCTATGGGTGGACATGGAAATGACGGGGCTTGACCCGGTGAATGACTACCCGCTTGAAATCGCAGCTGTGGTGACAGATTGGGATTTCAAAGAAGTTGCGACCTATGAAGGTGCGGTGCATTGGTGTTCTAAGCATGTCCAGGCGCGGTTTGATTTGAACAAAAAATTTTGGTATGAGGAAGCGCCAGCCTCGCGCGAGCAGTTAATGACCCAGAATAGAGCTACCACTAAAACGAAAGCCGCTGTGGAACGAGAACTACTGGCATTTATCGATGAACACTGTGGCGAAGGGCCAGTGCTACTAGCAGGCAATTCAATTCACCAAGACCGAAAGTTTATAGACCAGTGGTGGCCGAAGTTTGCGAAGCGGCTGCACTACCGCATGCTCGATGTCAGTGCCTGGAAAGTGGTGATGGAAGGCAAATATGGTAAAAAGTTCGCTAAACCCGAGGCGCATCGGGCACTCGAAGATATACGGGGCAGCATAGAGGAGCTGCACTACTATCTTGGTAAAGGTAAGTATTGA